The region TAATTACAACTGCAAGCCATAATGAAAACATGATTTgcctaacaataaaaaataattacatacaatttgggggggGTTCAAGCAGAGTGATATGGTAAATGGCAGTGCAtatatgcacatgttttcatctgctcaggcagtctatgtcttttgcttggtgcatttaatccatttacattgaaagttaattatcaatatgtatgatcctattattTTCTTAGTTGTTTTGGGTTTACTTTCTATaagtaggtcttttccttctcttgtttcctgcctagagaagtttctttagcatttgttgtaaagctgaatTCTCAACTTTGGCTTGTCTAGAAAGCTTTTGATTCATCagatctgaaggagagtcttgctgggtagaatattcCACCCGGCAAGGTTGCaggttcttccttttcatcactttaaatatatcatgccattcccttctggtgtgaagagtttctgctgagaaatcagctgatagcctgatgggagttctcttgcatgttctcatttttcccttgttgcttttaatattttacctttatctttaatttttgtcagtttggttACTATGTGTCTTGTATGTTCCTCTTGGGTTTATCCTGactgggactctctgtgcctcCTGGACTTGGTTAACTATTTCCCTTCCCACGTTAGGTTAAgcgtaagttgctcagtcgtatcctactcttcgtgaccccatggactgtagcccagcaggcaactctgtccatggaattctcctgccAAGAATACTTAAGttgcttgccattcccttctccagggaccaaacctaggtctcccatactgcaggtggattctttaccctctgagtcaccagggaagccctcatgttagggaagttttcagctattatcttttcaaatattttctcaggtccttttcctctctgtcttctccttctgggacctctataatgTGAATGCAGGTACTGGTTTAATGCTGTCCCCGATTCTTTTGATCTGAGGTCATGATTCTTTCGATCCTAAATTCATATTCAAAGAAGGTTAAACTTATGAAATCTAGATAAGCATGCATACCTGCAGTGGTACTGTAGCTCGGCTTACATGGAGGTGTGCAAGGGTAAGCAAATCCACAAGGATTCTAATTCCATTTGAATCCATCAGGTccttaacatttttctaaaacacagaaacatgtttatacaatttaaaatttttctctccaACAGATATGACTACCTAAAAGGTTCTCAAAGAAGAGAATCTTTTATGTggaatatatggaatatatatgtgGAATATGTGGAATCTCTTTGGAAAAACTAACGTATAAATGGTATTACTCagtattttcagaattttgtgtTCAAAGAGTATCAATTTAGATAAAAGttaaaaagggaaaacaacattACAGAGAGTTCACATAAAGAATTTTTACTTAAATATGTTctgagcaaaacaaaaataaattaaagactgGGTGGAATAAACTCTGGTTCTACAGTTATCCTCCATCTTTCCAGTATCTTTTTGTTGATAAATAGATTATTCTATAATTAGAAGTAGAATCTAGTATATTAAAGAATTTAACTCCAGTTTGTTTTTGTAAGCAAGATAAAAACTGGTAATTTCTTAGAAGTTAGGAAGAGATTataattgaaattaaattttcataGAACTTATTTCATTGATAAACATCTGTATTATTTActaaaaatgagaatgaaattaaGCAAGTCAGTgtcaatttcaaaaaaagaaaacaaaaaaaatggacATTTGGCAAGAACTCTTCCCTTCAAGAGTTGAGTGCAGAGTTTCCtgatctaaaaagaaaaaatgagacaaGAACCATGTCTTGCTAATTAATCCAAACTGTAATCATTTATCTTCTCTACATATGTGTGACTTAACTTGGAAACAGCAGCATATTTATGCAAAATACTGTACCTTATTAAGGATCAACTTGTTAAGGAAGAGGATCAACCTATCTCGTTCAAGTTTATCTGTACACTATTGAAATAAACAAGAATTTAGTCAGAAGTGAATAAATACAAACACAGATTAAGACATTATCATCACTGGACAAAGCCAACcaacagccaaaaagaaataatgtcATCCTGTAAACAAAGAATATCAGAGAAGACTGTCAATTACTGCAATTCTTCGATGTCTTACagtttttataactttataaaaCATGTCTAATTTCTCTAGAAAAGCAGATACTTTAAGTCATAACCAGATTAATACATAGCCTTTAAGAATGCATATTAAAAactgaagtaaatgaaaaaattggCCCAAATGATACTCAAGTAAAAATTCTAAAGAACTGATTAGTGATATTTCACATAAATCACATAATCATGAACACAATAAGGAAAAATTTTTCTGCCTAAAACACAAATGTTATGTCACAAGTACTCAGGTTCACTGGAATAAGAGTGAATTAGAATTCAATTGTGAAATCTGGTGTAACAGTGAAATTAAGAATTTTCATCTAGCTATTTCCTGGGTCTGTTCTCTGAACTTACTCAGAACCAGTTTTCTACCCCACAAAGCATGGCTGAGAGTTAAGGCATTATAGCAAGCACCAATGACCATTTTAAAAACTGGTGAAATGATTCTAAGGCTGaaacactgaaatttaaattgtTAAAAGGAATGCAAAcacaaataaaagaataagatGTATAAACTGTCTAAGAggtaaataatgctcaaatttGAGCTGTATAATGGATGGATAGGTCAGTTTGTTCTTGTCTCACCTTGCTCAAATGTTAAACaaactttattaaattaaaagaaaaacaacactcCAAAACTATGCTAACTCAAGGTTCCCTTTCTAAGTCTTactgtttttacattttgaagCTTAGTATGCTAGCATCATTTAAGATTCTTCCAAAATGTCCATTTCAAAAGAATATTCAACTCTAAAAGtcactatttattttatacacctGTCCAGTTCATCCATACTTAAAGACTGGCAAATAGGTCACTAAAATTCACAAGcagcaactaaaaaaaataaactgacatGGACAAATGCTAACCCGTTagttattttcctgttttcctaacttatatttaaataagtataatataaacaacagaaaaactCAGGTAGAAAGTTCTGGCAGCAATGTGATCAAATAGCACTTTAGTTTTGAAAATTTAACATATACTCCAATGACATTATCAAatagcattttcttttaaagacatcCTTACCCTTTCTAACATTCCAATGATATATCTTGTATCTGTAAAAGGTCCTATTTCTTCATGACATCTGCCATAAACAATGGCAAGGGCTTGTAAACATAAACACTTCATGTTTACTTTTGGGGTGAGCAGGAAACGATGATAAAGTTCATTAAAAAATTCATACctagattaaaagaaaattcacaatAGAATTACCCATGAGACTAACAGTGAAAACAAATATAATGATATGAAGAGTAGCTTACGATCGCTTAATTGATCCACTGTCTTCATTCTCATCTTCCTCCAATAGTAATCTCAGGTAATAATCTCCTATTTTGATCTCCTCTGCCAAGCACTCATATTTAACCTTtattaataaaagcaaattacattattatagtttacatttttagaaattttcacACAATCACTTCTTAATTCTTCCTGTTCAGAGCtttcttttcttgatgagttagtctttaacaaacaaacaaacaaaaatcatttcttaaaatatctcataattaattattattaatatgacTTAGTAGTTCAGTTAAATGTTGACAGTCAGAATTCCACACTAGTTTTATGGATGTAAGGCTTTCAAATAAAAACTGTCAAGAGGACTATATAGTGTCCATGAAGATTTAAGGGAAGAAAATACCAAAAACCTTAAAGAGACAATCTGGCTACAACTAAGCAAAAAGTAAATGATCGCACACCACACACAGTTTGCCAAACTCATACATGGTACTTAGGGCCTTCTTCGATCTCCCAACACATCAACTATATTTTATAACATAGTACTCATTTTTATATAGTATTCATTCTCCCTATGTTCAGGTTACACACTGGAATTAATATGTGAGGAAGTAGCCTATGACCCAGAACTGGAGTTTGTCTCAGTGAAGATTTGCGAACAACTGTAAAAAGGAATTTCTTGACCAATTTATCAAAATCCTTTTACCAAAGCCTATGATGACTGTTTCCTAAAATTATAAACTATacagtataaaatatatgtatatccatttcattttttcccataatTTCTGAGTTTCAATTTGTTCAACTCCATTTATTAAGAACATAAGGTATGCATTATGCACTTTACTAGTTATTAGGGATGTAGTATGAAACTAACAATTCTGTTCTTACGGAAGTAgcagataaaaaagaaatatatacatgatAGTTGGGTGATAGTATGTACTATGGAATGAAATAAAGCAAGGAGGGAGTGGGGAGACCGAATATGcgtgcatacgtgtgtgtgttcacatgtgTATGAAGAAGGCTGTAATTTTAAACACAGTGGCCAGAGAAGGCCCACTCAGATGATGACATCTAGCAAATGacttgaaagaaatgaaactctctgtagaaaataagattttaagcAAAGGGAACTGCAAGTAGAAAGACCTTGATTCAAGAATATGAATTTCATGTTTTCGGGGAAGCCAGAGTGGCCAGAGCCAACAGTGGGAGCATACTAGGAGATGAGATCAAAGAAACACTGCTTCGATTTAGGGGATACCTATTTTGTTTTGTAAGTCATTTTAAAGACCCAGGCTTTTACAAATGTGAGTTGGGAACCTTTGGGAAGTACCAGAGTGCTTTCAGCAGAGAAGTGACAAGATCGACTTACACTATAACAAGATCATACTGCTAACCAAGTGGATAACAGATTGTAGAGAGGCAATGGGGGAAGCGCAGAAATTGCTACAATCCCATAAAGAGAAGAGGGCTGGATTCTGGGCAAAATTTGAAGGTGCACTGAATAGAATTTGCTGACAAACTGAATTGCGGCATAAGAAAAAAGATGATTTCAAGGGTTTTGACTAGAAAATAAGTAGTCATTAACTAAGATTAGAAAGACTGTATGTGAACTAGATTTGAGGGAAGAAGCAGAGCACAGTTTTAGAGCTAAGTTCTAGAAGTTTATCAGATATCCAATTCATAAGGCAAAAGTATGAAATCTAGGAAAGAAAGTCTAAGCAGAAGATAAAAGTCTTAAAGCcatcattgtgtgtatgtgttagctgctcagtcgtgtccgacactttgcaaccctatggacccaccatgcttctctgtccatgggattctccatcagttcagttcagttcagtcactcagtcatgtctgactctttgcgacctcacagactgcagcacaccaggctccctgtccattaccaactccagaagtttgctcaaactcaagtccatccagttggtgatggcatccaaccatctcatcctctgtcatccccttcttctccttccttccatttttcccagcatcagggtcttttccaatgagtcagttcttcgcatcatgtgctcaaagtattggagcttcagcatcagtctttccaatgaatattcaggattgatttcctttaggactgactggtttgatctccttgcagtccaagggactctcaagagtctccaataccacagttcaaaagcatcagttcttcggtgctcagctttctttatactccaactctcacatccatacatgtctactggaaaaaccatagctttgactagacgccAGCGaagtctgcttttttaatatgctgtgtaggtttgttatagcttttcttccaaggagcaagcatattttaatttcatggctcctgtcaccatctgcagtgattttggagtccaagaagataaagtctctgtttccactgtttcagaatctattttccatgaagtgcagggaccagatgccatgatcttagatttctgaatgttgagttttaagccaactttttcactctcctctttcactttcaccaagaggctcttcacttctttactttctgtcataagagtggtgtcatctgcgtatctgaggttattgatatttctcccagcaatcttgattccagcttgtgcttcatccagtgatgtactctgcatgtacttttttttttttctaccgtTTTTGTGTGCTTTCAATTTTAAGTTCTAACTTAACTCAATTCTAACTTCAAGTTCTTCCAAAAACAAGGCCCCAGGAAACCCCAGGTTCAACATGCTCCTGGGCTTGGTCCACTGCTGTCTTGTACTCAAAGGTAAGTGTTCAGTCACCAACAGTACAGCCCAGGAGAGACGTGATAGAAGAGGACTTCTTCCTCCGTGGCATGAGCCTTTGCTGGTTTCAGAGGTGGACGGTGGTCACCACAGGAACTCTTCCTTGGAACTGAGGTGGGATGCAGTGCAGGCTGGGAACATCACCGTGTTTCCCCTGGCCCTTTCCTCCAGTTTCTGAAGATATATTCTAGCAGAAAACAATCTTCCCTGAAGATACTGAGTGACAAGTCCATAAAACAACAACACACGCTTCCAGTACACTATTTTCAGGTACGCTGGGTTTAGTTCAGCTGCCGGATGAGCTGACTGATGCGTTCACCTCGATAGCCTGGTGAGCCCACTTCCTTGAGGAAGCCCACTCTATTCTTGGTAGCATGACGGGCCACTGAGAGTTGGAAAGGGCATAGGAACCTTGAGATCACCAGGAAATTCTTCCCCGGGAAGGCAATTTCATGAATGAGGTCTTCCAAGCAAATGACATCAAACTTTCCCAGGTGCTCCTCAATAACTGTGTTGTCTGTCAGAGGGATGACCTTGTTCTTGACCTTCGCTTGTCCACGTTTCAAGATGAGTTCCCGAACAGACTTCAGATTTGGAAATCCCCAGGTCACATAAGGTTCCACGATACGAAGCGTCTTTATGGTTTCAGGGGTCACTTTCACAAAGACACCACTGAAAATCTTATTTAGGCGAAGTCTGGCAATGGTCCTTTGCACCAGTGAACTCACCCCATTAATCCTTTCAATGCGTACAACAAAGGCCAAGGAATGTTTGTCTGGCACTTCCAAGCCATGCGGTTTCACTTTTAGCCGTCTGAGTCGCACTCTGTCCCGTAGTTGCCGCCAGGAATCATGTACAAACCATTCTAGTCGCTTAAActtgatttgttttcctttcctctgctcCTTCCTTTGCAAAAGCGCCTGTTTTGCCTGGGTGGCTTTGAGGGCCTGATAAGCCTTCCTCTTTTTCAAGAGATTCTCTGGAACCAAAGGGATCTTTCTTCTTGGttcttcctctgccatttttccAACACTGCAGCTACTTACTCCTCTGCATGtactttaaataagcagggtgacaatatacagccttgacgtacttctttcccgatttggaaacagtctgttgttccatgtccagttctaactgttgcttcttgatgtgcatacagatttctcaggaggcaggtaaaaaatgtcactcagtcatgtccgactctttgcagccctatggactacagcctgccaagcccaccaggctcttccatccatgggattttccaagcaagaatattggagtgggttgccatttccttctccaggggatcttcccgacccagggatcaaacccaggtctccacactgcaggtggtctctttaccatctgagctaccaaggaagccacaGGCCAgcaaggtggtctgctattcccatctctcttaagaattttcaacagttttttgtgatccacagagtcaaaggctttggtgcagtcaataaagtaaaagtagatgtttttctggtactctcttgctttttcgatgatccaacagatgttggcaatttgatctctggttactctgccttttcttagcccagcttgaacatctggaatttcacagttcacatactgttgaagcctggcttggagaattttgagcattactttgctaaagtAATTACTTTCTCCATcagtaaataacaacaacaacaaaaacccataAGAATGGATGAGAGTACTGagtcaataaatataaatgaaaaagaagaccaAGAACTGATCCTTCAGGGCCAATCAACATTTAGCCATTGAACAGTAAGGAAAAATTTGAGCAAAGGAGGCAGAATGGACAGTGAAGGAGAAAATCCCCAAGAATACAGATTCCCAAAACCAAAGTAAAGAAAGGTTTTTCAAACGGGAGGCGATGAGCAATAACAAATAATCAGTAAGTTTAAGAAAAGCAGTTGGGATAAAGAGCAAAGTCAGCAGAGTCATGAACATGATCAAATTTacagctaaaataaaaatttaaacacacaaGAGACAATATACTACCACCATATTTCTTGTTCTTGTTTTGTCATTATTCACATCACTATTTTAATAGAGCAGCAAAAAAAAAGGCCACATTCAGAATTAAAATAACACAAGTCTACT is a window of Ovis aries strain OAR_USU_Benz2616 breed Rambouillet chromosome 1, ARS-UI_Ramb_v3.0, whole genome shotgun sequence DNA encoding:
- the LOC101119869 gene encoding large ribosomal subunit protein uL30-like, with translation MAEEEPRRKIPLVPENLLKKRKAYQALKATQAKQALLQRKEQRKGKQIKFKRLEWFVHDSWRQLRDRVRLRRLKVKPHGLEVPDKHSLAFVVRIERINGVSSLVQRTIARLRLNKIFSGVFVKVTPETIKTLRIVEPYVTWGFPNLKSVRELILKRGQAKVKNKVIPLTDNTVIEEHLGKFDVICLEDLIHEIAFPGKNFLVISRFLCPFQLSVARHATKNRVGFLKEVGSPGYRGERISQLIRQLN